Proteins from a single region of Bos indicus isolate NIAB-ARS_2022 breed Sahiwal x Tharparkar chromosome 6, NIAB-ARS_B.indTharparkar_mat_pri_1.0, whole genome shotgun sequence:
- the NAAA gene encoding N-acylethanolamine-hydrolyzing acid amidase isoform X1 — protein sequence MRAAGPSARPALALLLLLAGAGVLAAAAAPLAPPLFNVSLDAAPQLRWLPVLQHYDRDFLHSAMAHIIGDYVPQWVLALIRKVVPELELLLPQPFAEEIRGMCDALDFNLVDCILLNLAYEFSAFCTSIVAQDSKGHIYHGRNLDYVFGSFLRNLTLDVQFIKNGQIAYTGTTFVGYVGLWTGQSPHKFTVSGDERDKGWWWENMIAALFQRHSPVSWLIRTTLSESENFEAAVYKLAKTPLIADVYYIVGGTSPKEGVVITRNRGGPADIWPLDPLNGAWFRVETNYDHWKPVPKADDRRTPAIKALNATGQANLSLETLFQVLSVFPVCNNYTIYTTVMSAANPDKYMTRIRNLS from the exons ATGAGAGCCGCCGGCCCAAGTGCGCGCCCGGCgctggcgctgctgctgctgctggccggAGCCGGGGTGTTGGCCGCTGCCGCCGCGCCCCTTGCCCCGCCGCTCTTCAACGTGAGCCTGGACGCGGCTCCCCAGCTGCGCTGGCTGCCAGTGCTGCAGCACTACGACCGGGACTTCTTGCACTCCGCCATGGCCCACATCATCGG AGATTATGTCCCGCAGTGGGTTCTTGCATTGATCAGAAAAGTCGTCCCGGAGCTGGAACTCCTCCTGCCGCAGCCCTTCGCCGAAGAGATACGCGGCATGTGCGACGCCCTGGACTTCAACCTGGTTGACTGCATTCTTCTCAACCTGGCCTACGAGTTCAGCGC ATTCTGCACCAGTATTGTGGCTCAGGACTCCAAAGGCCACATTTACCATGGCCGGAATCTGGATTATGTTTTTGGAAGTTTCTTACGCAACTTGACTTTGGATGTACAGTTCATAAAGAATGGGCAG ATTGCCTACACAGGAACCACCTTTGTTGGCTATGTAGGATTATGGACGGGTCAGAGTCCACACAAGTTTACAGTTTCTGGTGACGAACGAG ATAAAGGCTGGTGGTGGGAGAATATGATCGCGGCCCTTTTTCAGAGACACTCACCGGTCAGCTGGCTTATCCGCACT aCTCTGAGTGAATCGGAAAACTTTGAAGCAGCTGTTTACAAACTGGCCAAGACACCGCTTATTGCTGATGTTTATTACATTGTTGGCGGCACATCCCCCAAGGAGGGAGTGGTCATCACAAGGAACAGAGGTGGCCCTGCAGACATATGGCCTCTAGATCCTTTAAATGGAGC GTGGTTCCGAGTTGAGACAAATTATGACCACTGGAAGCCAGTGCCTAAAGCAGATGACCGAAG GACACCCGCCATCAAAGCCCTGAATGCCACCGGCCAGGCCAACCTCAGCCTGGAGACACTCTTCCAG GTCTTATCAGTGTTTCCAGTTTGTAACAA CTATACAATCTATACTACCGTAATGAGTGCTGCCAACCCAGACAAGTACATGACTAGGATCAGGAATCTGAGttaa
- the NAAA gene encoding N-acylethanolamine-hydrolyzing acid amidase isoform X2, whose translation MRAAGPSARPALALLLLLAGAGVLAAAAAPLAPPLFNVSLDAAPQLRWLPVLQHYDRDFLHSAMAHIIGDYVPQWVLALIRKVVPELELLLPQPFAEEIRGMCDALDFNLVDCILLNLAYEFSAFCTSIVAQDSKGHIYHGRNLDYVFGSFLRNLTLDVQFIKNGQIAYTGTTFVGYVGLWTGQSPHKFTVSGDERDKGWWWENMIAALFQRHSPVSWLIRTTLSESENFEAAVYKLAKTPLIADVYYIVGGTSPKEGVVITRNRGGPADIWPLDPLNGAWFRVETNYDHWKPVPKADDRRTPAIKALNATGQANLSLETLFQLYNLYYRNECCQPRQVHD comes from the exons ATGAGAGCCGCCGGCCCAAGTGCGCGCCCGGCgctggcgctgctgctgctgctggccggAGCCGGGGTGTTGGCCGCTGCCGCCGCGCCCCTTGCCCCGCCGCTCTTCAACGTGAGCCTGGACGCGGCTCCCCAGCTGCGCTGGCTGCCAGTGCTGCAGCACTACGACCGGGACTTCTTGCACTCCGCCATGGCCCACATCATCGG AGATTATGTCCCGCAGTGGGTTCTTGCATTGATCAGAAAAGTCGTCCCGGAGCTGGAACTCCTCCTGCCGCAGCCCTTCGCCGAAGAGATACGCGGCATGTGCGACGCCCTGGACTTCAACCTGGTTGACTGCATTCTTCTCAACCTGGCCTACGAGTTCAGCGC ATTCTGCACCAGTATTGTGGCTCAGGACTCCAAAGGCCACATTTACCATGGCCGGAATCTGGATTATGTTTTTGGAAGTTTCTTACGCAACTTGACTTTGGATGTACAGTTCATAAAGAATGGGCAG ATTGCCTACACAGGAACCACCTTTGTTGGCTATGTAGGATTATGGACGGGTCAGAGTCCACACAAGTTTACAGTTTCTGGTGACGAACGAG ATAAAGGCTGGTGGTGGGAGAATATGATCGCGGCCCTTTTTCAGAGACACTCACCGGTCAGCTGGCTTATCCGCACT aCTCTGAGTGAATCGGAAAACTTTGAAGCAGCTGTTTACAAACTGGCCAAGACACCGCTTATTGCTGATGTTTATTACATTGTTGGCGGCACATCCCCCAAGGAGGGAGTGGTCATCACAAGGAACAGAGGTGGCCCTGCAGACATATGGCCTCTAGATCCTTTAAATGGAGC GTGGTTCCGAGTTGAGACAAATTATGACCACTGGAAGCCAGTGCCTAAAGCAGATGACCGAAG GACACCCGCCATCAAAGCCCTGAATGCCACCGGCCAGGCCAACCTCAGCCTGGAGACACTCTTCCAG CTATACAATCTATACTACCGTAATGAGTGCTGCCAACCCAGACAAGTACATGACTAG